In Micromonospora sp. WMMD980, the following are encoded in one genomic region:
- the sigK gene encoding ECF RNA polymerase sigma factor SigK, with the protein MSGDPDQARRLRPVPPDTATPPTAEELLARVAGGDEAAFASLYDIVVGRVLGLTRRVVRDAAQAEEVTQEVMVEVWRTAGRFDAGRGSALAWILTMAHRRVVDRVRSEQAHTRRTSQVAAAEAHVPYDEVVEDVTARLEREQVRRCLGRLTPVQREAVTLAYYGGHTYREVAEKLRTPLPTVKTRMRDGLIRMRDCLGIEIEGRA; encoded by the coding sequence ATGAGCGGTGACCCGGACCAGGCGCGGCGGCTACGGCCGGTGCCGCCCGACACCGCGACGCCGCCGACCGCCGAGGAGTTGCTGGCGCGCGTGGCGGGTGGTGACGAGGCGGCGTTCGCGTCGCTGTACGACATCGTGGTGGGCCGGGTCCTCGGGCTGACTCGCCGCGTCGTTCGCGACGCGGCGCAGGCGGAGGAGGTGACGCAGGAGGTCATGGTGGAGGTGTGGCGCACCGCCGGCCGCTTCGACGCCGGTCGTGGCTCGGCCCTGGCCTGGATTCTGACCATGGCGCACCGCCGGGTCGTGGACCGGGTGCGCTCGGAACAGGCGCACACCAGACGGACGTCACAGGTCGCCGCGGCCGAAGCGCACGTTCCCTACGACGAGGTGGTCGAGGACGTCACCGCGCGGCTGGAGCGGGAACAGGTCCGCCGGTGTCTGGGCCGGCTGACACCGGTCCAGCGGGAAGCGGTGACCCTCGCCTACTACGGCGGCCACACCTACCGCGAGGTCGCCGAGAAGCTCCGGACACCGCTGCCGACGGTGAAGACGAGGATGCGCGACGGCCTGATCCGGATGCGCGACTGCCTCGGCATCGAGATCGAGGGGCGGGCATGA
- a CDS encoding class F sortase → MSTGDARRPTGRRRERARLLAVAGILTLTAAVTFGFAVAQPGGEPPRPDVSAAEPAADPATRPGELTSGPLMASSPPTRVSIPSLRATAAVLALGLQADGAMQVPDSAADVGWFTRAPTPGALGPAVLAGHVDWKGHRGTFFDLGRLAVGADITVERQDGSSATFTVTKVAQYPKDRFPTDEVYGAVDHAALRLITCGGEFDDKRRHYRDNVIVYARLAHAHPA, encoded by the coding sequence ATGAGCACCGGCGACGCGCGAAGGCCGACCGGCCGCCGTCGGGAGCGCGCGAGGCTCCTGGCGGTGGCCGGCATCCTCACCCTGACGGCGGCCGTGACGTTCGGGTTCGCCGTCGCCCAACCGGGCGGAGAACCACCCCGACCCGACGTCTCGGCCGCGGAACCGGCCGCCGACCCGGCAACCCGGCCGGGCGAGTTGACCTCGGGTCCGCTGATGGCCTCGTCACCCCCGACGCGGGTGTCGATCCCGTCGCTGCGGGCCACCGCGGCAGTCCTCGCCCTCGGCCTACAGGCGGACGGGGCGATGCAGGTCCCGGACAGCGCCGCCGACGTAGGGTGGTTCACCAGGGCGCCGACGCCCGGAGCACTCGGCCCGGCCGTGCTCGCCGGCCACGTCGATTGGAAGGGCCACCGCGGAACGTTCTTCGACCTGGGCAGGCTGGCCGTCGGCGCCGACATCACGGTCGAGCGGCAGGACGGCAGCAGCGCGACGTTCACCGTGACCAAGGTGGCGCAGTATCCCAAGGACCGCTTCCCCACCGACGAGGTGTACGGGGCCGTCGACCACGCGGCACTGCGCCTGATCACCTGCGGCGGCGAGTTCGACGACAAACGCCGGCACTACCGCGACAATGTCATCGTCTACGCGCGCCTCGCCCATGCCCATCCCGCATAG
- a CDS encoding DUF305 domain-containing protein, with protein sequence MTKNYIRFGLVLLISLAVMFVLTLSQIRRWSDFYLNPSNFYMAVLMVAVMGLIMMGVMHQMFTDRRLNIVLYAVLGALFVGGFAAVRTEPFVGNEGFLKSMIPHHSRAVLVCAESNITDPEIVRLCDQIVTSQEEEITQMKRILRDRY encoded by the coding sequence ATGACGAAGAATTACATCCGGTTCGGCCTGGTGCTGCTGATCAGCCTCGCGGTCATGTTCGTCCTCACGCTGTCGCAGATCCGCCGATGGTCGGACTTCTACCTGAACCCGAGCAACTTCTACATGGCGGTGCTCATGGTGGCCGTCATGGGTCTGATCATGATGGGCGTCATGCACCAGATGTTCACCGACCGGCGCCTCAACATCGTGCTGTACGCCGTGTTGGGCGCCCTGTTCGTCGGCGGGTTCGCGGCCGTACGCACCGAGCCGTTCGTGGGCAACGAGGGCTTCCTCAAGTCGATGATTCCCCACCACTCCCGGGCGGTCCTGGTCTGTGCGGAGTCGAACATCACCGACCCGGAGATCGTCCGGCTCTGTGACCAGATCGTCACGTCCCAGGAGGAGGAGATCACGCAGATGAAGAGGATCCTCCGCGACCGGTACTGA
- a CDS encoding SGNH/GDSL hydrolase family protein, which translates to MTRRPLALLGSLATGLLLSLGLAAPASAAGTDYTALGDSYSSGVGTNNYDSGSGSCRRSPQAYPRLWANSHAPASFQFVACSGATTREVLNNQLGALNTGTDLVTISIGGNDAGFADVVTTCRLGSDSGCLTAVNNAKSYITNTLPGRLDETYRAIRNRAPGARVVVLGYPRLFELGSCGFGSINAYKRGLLNGGADTMSGVISGRASAAGFTYADVRGRFAGHGVCASSPWINGTTWPVVESYHPKASGYSGGYLPALTAVTG; encoded by the coding sequence ATGACCCGTCGCCCCCTGGCGCTTCTCGGCAGTCTCGCCACCGGCCTGCTGCTCAGCCTCGGTCTCGCCGCCCCCGCCTCCGCCGCCGGCACGGACTACACCGCCCTCGGCGACTCCTACTCCTCCGGTGTCGGCACCAATAACTACGACAGCGGCAGCGGCTCGTGCCGGCGCAGCCCGCAGGCGTACCCGAGGTTGTGGGCCAACAGCCACGCACCGGCGAGCTTCCAGTTCGTCGCCTGCTCCGGCGCCACCACGCGCGAGGTGCTGAACAACCAGCTCGGCGCGCTGAACACCGGCACCGACCTCGTCACGATCTCGATCGGCGGCAACGACGCCGGTTTCGCCGACGTCGTCACCACCTGCCGCCTCGGCTCGGACAGCGGATGCCTCACCGCCGTCAACAACGCCAAGTCCTACATCACCAACACGCTGCCCGGCCGCCTCGACGAAACCTACCGGGCGATCCGCAACCGCGCGCCCGGCGCGCGGGTTGTCGTGCTCGGCTACCCGCGCCTGTTCGAACTCGGCTCCTGCGGCTTCGGCAGCATCAATGCGTACAAGCGGGGCCTGCTCAACGGCGGCGCCGACACCATGTCCGGCGTCATCTCCGGCCGCGCGTCGGCGGCCGGCTTCACCTACGCCGACGTGCGGGGCCGCTTCGCCGGACACGGTGTGTGCGCCAGCAGCCCGTGGATCAACGGCACAACCTGGCCCGTCGTCGAGTCCTACCACCCGAAGGCCAGCGGCTACTCCGGTGGATACCTACCGGCGCTCACCGCCGTCACCGGCTGA
- a CDS encoding FAD-dependent oxidoreductase — protein sequence MAAADTQPLKTRLPGRVFEPGADAYDRATRPRNTSARQRPAAVVVAETPDDVAGCLQAAGVAGLRVVVQATGHGAGADIGDEALLLDTSRLNAVDVDPDRRVVRAQAGATFGAVNDAAYRHGLLAPGGTAPDVAVAGYTVHGGVGWLTRPHGLASAALTAVDVVDGTGRRLHADGEQHTDVLWAYRGGGGVGIATELEMRLFPADDLHAGYVLWGVEHAAAVIPAWGTALSALDPAVTSAIGLLHAPDAPSVPQALRGKPVVHLSAATVAGEAAMRSLRAILSTLPTPAIDTLGPCDAGRLSMIHLDPPTPVPALGEGRWLTGEAGTRALEILTAAGDDSPLGEVELRHVAVAHSPVPGAETSCPGQVLLHATGAAPDAPTRMRVASALRAVLSAAGPVDTGRSAAAFRDGQPSAPDALAPDIRARVDSVRRAIDPYGIITPSRSLR from the coding sequence GTGGCCGCTGCCGACACCCAGCCGCTGAAGACCCGTCTACCCGGGCGCGTGTTCGAACCCGGCGCGGACGCCTACGACCGGGCCACTAGGCCGCGGAACACGTCCGCGCGCCAGCGCCCCGCCGCCGTGGTCGTCGCGGAGACGCCGGACGACGTCGCCGGCTGCCTCCAGGCCGCCGGCGTGGCCGGTCTTCGGGTCGTCGTGCAGGCCACCGGACACGGCGCGGGCGCGGACATCGGCGACGAGGCGCTGCTGCTCGACACCTCGCGGCTGAACGCCGTGGACGTGGATCCCGACCGGCGCGTGGTGCGGGCCCAGGCGGGCGCGACCTTCGGCGCCGTCAACGACGCCGCGTACCGGCACGGCCTGCTGGCCCCGGGCGGCACCGCGCCCGACGTGGCCGTGGCCGGTTACACCGTCCACGGTGGGGTGGGTTGGCTCACCCGACCGCACGGCCTGGCCAGCGCCGCGCTCACCGCCGTGGACGTCGTCGACGGCACCGGCCGGCGCCTGCACGCCGACGGTGAGCAGCACACCGACGTGTTGTGGGCCTACCGCGGCGGCGGCGGGGTCGGCATCGCGACCGAGTTGGAGATGCGGCTGTTCCCGGCCGACGACCTGCACGCCGGCTACGTCCTGTGGGGGGTCGAGCACGCGGCGGCGGTCATCCCCGCATGGGGTACGGCGCTGTCCGCCCTGGATCCGGCCGTCACCAGCGCGATCGGGCTGCTGCACGCCCCCGACGCACCGAGCGTGCCGCAGGCGCTGCGGGGCAAGCCGGTGGTGCACCTGTCCGCCGCCACCGTCGCCGGCGAAGCCGCGATGCGGAGCCTGCGGGCGATCCTGTCCACGCTCCCCACGCCCGCGATCGACACCCTCGGCCCCTGCGACGCGGGGCGCCTGTCCATGATCCACCTGGACCCACCGACACCCGTGCCCGCCCTCGGCGAGGGACGGTGGCTCACCGGCGAAGCCGGCACACGCGCCCTCGAGATCCTCACCGCGGCCGGGGACGACTCACCACTGGGCGAGGTGGAACTACGCCACGTGGCGGTGGCCCACTCCCCCGTGCCGGGAGCCGAGACCTCCTGCCCCGGGCAGGTCCTGCTGCACGCCACCGGAGCCGCTCCGGACGCACCCACGCGGATGCGGGTGGCGTCCGCGCTGCGGGCCGTGCTGTCCGCCGCCGGGCCGGTCGACACCGGCCGCAGCGCCGCGGCCTTCCGTGACGGCCAGCCCTCCGCCCCGGACGCGCTTGCACCCGACATCCGCGCGCGCGTCGACTCCGTCCGACGAGCGATCGACCCGTACGGCATCATCACCCCGTCCCGGTCGCTTCGGTGA
- a CDS encoding anti-sigma factor, with translation MSGDIHTLAGAYALDAVDDVERAAFERHVAECEPCRTEVAELRQTVARLADETVVAPPPGLRERTLAQVARTPQLRGRAAGAGRRAGRWRQLTVAAAAAVLVAGGASAVTWTVSSGRISDERASADEARRIAAILEAPDARVFERSLQPGGAATVVVSRERDRGVVLLRDLPEPGRGRIYELWLIRGGEPRKVGQLGEEARAATTVVGPVAGAGTFGVSNEPRGGSAAPTRIVGTVELG, from the coding sequence ATGAGCGGCGACATCCACACCCTCGCCGGTGCGTACGCTCTCGACGCGGTCGACGACGTCGAGCGGGCGGCGTTCGAGCGGCACGTGGCCGAGTGCGAGCCGTGCCGCACCGAGGTGGCCGAGCTTCGGCAGACGGTGGCGCGGCTCGCCGACGAGACCGTCGTGGCTCCACCGCCCGGGCTGCGGGAGCGGACCCTGGCCCAGGTGGCGCGCACCCCGCAGCTGAGGGGCCGCGCCGCGGGCGCCGGACGGCGCGCAGGAAGGTGGCGACAGCTCACCGTGGCCGCAGCCGCAGCCGTTCTGGTGGCCGGCGGTGCGAGCGCGGTCACCTGGACCGTGAGCAGCGGACGGATCAGCGACGAGCGGGCGAGCGCCGACGAGGCCCGGCGCATCGCCGCCATCCTGGAGGCCCCCGACGCCCGGGTGTTCGAGCGGTCGCTGCAGCCCGGCGGCGCGGCCACCGTGGTGGTCTCGCGCGAGCGCGACCGCGGTGTGGTGCTGCTGCGCGACCTGCCCGAGCCCGGCCGCGGACGGATCTACGAGCTGTGGCTCATCCGCGGCGGCGAGCCCCGCAAGGTGGGGCAACTCGGCGAGGAAGCGAGGGCGGCGACCACTGTCGTCGGTCCGGTCGCCGGTGCGGGCACGTTCGGCGTGTCCAACGAGCCCCGAGGCGGCTCCGCCGCTCCCACGCGGATCGTCGGCACCGTCGAACTGGGCTGA
- a CDS encoding NAD(P)H-binding protein, with protein MTGVRLLVFGASGGTGRLVVEGALAAGHRVTAVARHLGDLPAHPGLTLRPADVRQARDLAEIASAHDAAISALGGRARHPAGIYSGGTRAVTEALRTAGVSRLIAVSSGGVRSDDPGLPLWYRLAIPVFLRELYRDMSVMEDIVRNSSLDWTLVRSAYLTDGRARGTYRVQDSRNPPGGWRLSRADLAAFLLQQLTDTRWLGRTPTLAY; from the coding sequence GTGACGGGCGTCAGGCTGCTGGTCTTCGGGGCCAGCGGCGGCACCGGCCGGCTGGTCGTCGAGGGCGCGCTCGCCGCCGGCCACCGGGTCACGGCGGTCGCCCGCCACCTCGGCGACCTGCCAGCACACCCCGGTCTGACACTGCGGCCCGCAGACGTTCGGCAGGCCCGCGACCTCGCGGAGATCGCCTCCGCGCACGACGCCGCGATCTCCGCTCTCGGCGGCCGCGCCCGCCACCCCGCAGGCATCTATTCCGGTGGCACCCGTGCCGTCACCGAAGCCCTGCGGACAGCCGGCGTGTCCCGGTTGATCGCGGTCTCCTCCGGCGGAGTGCGGTCCGACGACCCCGGCCTGCCGCTGTGGTATCGGCTCGCCATCCCGGTGTTTCTCCGCGAACTCTACCGTGACATGTCGGTCATGGAAGATATCGTCCGTAACAGCTCGCTCGACTGGACTCTCGTCCGGTCGGCGTACCTCACCGATGGCCGCGCCCGAGGCACATACCGCGTACAGGACAGCCGCAATCCGCCCGGCGGATGGCGACTCAGCCGTGCGGACCTCGCCGCCTTTCTCCTCCAGCAGCTCACCGACACACGATGGCTCGGCCGGACTCCGACGCTGGCCTACTGA
- a CDS encoding protein kinase: protein MDDELLAGRYRRLTPIGDPATPRRVWLARDELLDRHVALKQIALPGWVSNAERSRLRDTTLGEVRALASLDHPGVTGMWDALSTDGYLWLVMEHVPSRTLSEVVATDGPLAPAEVARVGLHLLAALDAAHAVGVLHREVRPRNVLLADDGRVVLGGFGLSILDSRAPAAVTAATLSRLQYVAPEHTRDGRSTPATDLWALGATLYLAAEGRQPWTRPTTLATLAALATEAPDRMTALPLEPAITGLLLRNPRQRLSTREARDRLEQVTAATSPVDPVPTPRAGRRQPRAAGRPRWRPAAAATDPISPDAVTTTPIAVTASTTRDRKTGWAFAGAVLGLIGVGAVAVTAAGAVTGGLRGQDGAPAAGRDDTTAGAMPATAPARPVHLCLKDTAGEAEPLREPTEPLPHAPPKGWAWHQDPAGFLIAVPERWTRHTEGTTICFRDPARPDAFAVDLSVRASTMPSKRWEAAERDLLRTGALSGYQKISIGPIIRPGGAAEWEYTCDQPDGERLHTRRLLINDGRARAYSLSWITQDSRWTQTRPLQQTALRNFRLV from the coding sequence ATGGATGACGAGCTGCTCGCCGGCCGGTACCGCCGGCTCACGCCGATCGGGGACCCGGCGACCCCGAGGCGCGTCTGGTTGGCACGCGACGAGCTACTCGACCGGCACGTCGCACTCAAGCAGATCGCCCTACCGGGTTGGGTGAGCAACGCGGAACGGTCGCGCCTGCGGGACACGACGCTCGGGGAGGTACGCGCCCTGGCGAGTCTGGACCATCCGGGCGTGACCGGGATGTGGGACGCGCTCAGCACCGACGGGTACCTCTGGCTCGTCATGGAGCACGTACCCTCCCGCACCCTGTCCGAGGTGGTCGCCACCGACGGTCCGCTGGCTCCGGCCGAGGTCGCCAGGGTGGGCCTGCACCTGCTCGCCGCCCTCGACGCCGCCCACGCGGTGGGGGTGCTGCACCGGGAGGTCCGTCCGCGGAACGTGCTCCTCGCCGACGACGGGCGGGTGGTACTCGGCGGATTCGGCCTGTCGATCCTCGACAGCCGCGCCCCGGCGGCCGTCACCGCGGCGACCCTTTCGAGGCTCCAGTACGTCGCGCCGGAGCACACCCGGGACGGCAGGTCCACCCCGGCCACCGACCTGTGGGCCCTCGGCGCAACCCTCTACCTGGCCGCCGAGGGCCGGCAGCCGTGGACCCGGCCCACCACCCTCGCCACGCTCGCCGCCCTGGCCACCGAGGCACCGGACCGGATGACCGCGCTGCCGCTCGAACCCGCGATCACCGGTCTCCTGCTGCGCAATCCCCGTCAGCGCCTGTCCACCCGGGAAGCCCGCGACCGGCTTGAGCAGGTAACGGCGGCCACCTCGCCCGTCGACCCCGTGCCCACACCCCGAGCAGGCCGCCGGCAGCCCCGGGCCGCCGGTCGGCCCCGGTGGCGTCCAGCCGCCGCGGCGACCGACCCGATCTCACCGGACGCGGTCACCACCACGCCCATCGCGGTCACCGCGTCGACCACCCGCGACCGGAAGACCGGCTGGGCGTTCGCCGGCGCCGTGCTGGGCCTGATCGGAGTCGGTGCCGTCGCCGTCACGGCAGCCGGCGCGGTGACGGGCGGCTTGCGCGGCCAGGACGGCGCACCGGCGGCCGGACGGGACGACACGACGGCCGGCGCGATGCCGGCGACCGCACCGGCCCGCCCCGTCCACCTGTGCCTGAAGGACACCGCCGGCGAGGCCGAACCGCTGCGGGAACCCACCGAACCGCTGCCGCACGCCCCGCCGAAGGGGTGGGCGTGGCACCAGGACCCGGCGGGCTTCCTGATCGCGGTGCCCGAGCGCTGGACCCGGCACACCGAGGGCACGACGATCTGCTTCCGCGATCCCGCTCGGCCAGACGCCTTCGCCGTCGACCTCAGCGTCAGAGCCTCCACCATGCCATCGAAGCGATGGGAGGCCGCCGAGCGCGACCTGCTCAGGACCGGAGCGCTGTCCGGCTATCAGAAAATCAGCATCGGGCCGATCATCCGCCCGGGTGGCGCCGCCGAGTGGGAGTACACCTGCGACCAGCCCGACGGGGAGCGGTTGCACACCCGCCGGCTGCTGATCAACGACGGCCGAGCCCGCGCCTACAGCCTGTCCTGGATCACCCAGGACAGCCGGTGGACCCAGACCCGCCCGCTCCAACAGACGGCCCTCCGAAATTTTCGCCTGGTCTGA